The window ctctatatatatatatatatatatatatatatatatatcttttgaGAATAGAACTGGCCTTCATAGTAtcagagaaaattaaaattctgAAAGTAATGTGAAACTACTGTAATATCCCGAAAACTGCACTGTACTGTTTGATTATTTAAGCTGAAAATATCTATGAAACTGCCTATAGGCTGCCTTaaaaagtttattatttatttgtagaatattatgaatttattttaattatttttctctcctATAACCAAACAGGGCTCCATATAAACTCAATAGCAACCACACAAATTAAACAGGATGCCAATGGGAGACACAGGTGGCATTGAGTTTCCATTTATAGCCTGAACATTCATCTGTGAATGAAGATGTACTTTTGAATAATCATGTTCTACTCTCTGCCCTGCTCATTTATATAATAGTGTTTTTCTCCATGTAAACACATCAACTATTCCGGGGTTTATAGTGTCCCCGTGCAGGGAAGACACGGGGTCCAGGGCTCTTATGTAATTTACAGACAACACGCCAACGCGTCTTTTGGGAATCAGCTGCGTAGTTGAGTCGTGTGCACAAACCTCTTTGTAATGGTCAACTACGTGCCTGCGTGCAGCGTGACAGGCGCTTTTTGCACCCGGTCTTGTTGTTACCGGGATGCTATAAAAGAGCCGCCCCTTCTCTGACACTCATACCACCACTTCTAACGGGAAGAAATACAAACGCAGCACTCTCTAAAGAAGAGAACTACACTCACTGAAAAATGGACCCTTGCGAATGCTCCAAGAGTAAGTTTTATTCAAGTATTTCGTTGGTCTTAATATTTCGTCTGGTATTACTTTATAGGACTTGCTGTCATAGACAAATGAATTCCTAAAGCTGACATGTCTTGTGTTCTTACTTTCAGCTGGAACCTGCAACTGCGGAGGATCCTGCACTTGCACAAACTGCTCCTGCACCTCTTGCAAAAAGAGTAAGTCAAATCACATCTTTACACATACATCTAACTCACAGGTGTCTTAATTTTGAATCCAGTCAAGGTGACTGTTgatgaaatgtatatattttactaGTAGCCACCAAGTAGGATtcttatgttttcttttaagaCTGACTTCTTGCCGTTTCATATCTGGCATGCTGAATTAATGCTGCCTTGTCTAAAATTGCCTACTCAAGATGTAGGAAACCAGGTGGCTTTACCATCACAGAAGGTCACTTCATTCCACCCCAAACCTCTTAATGTTTAGCTCGAGATGCTTTGACTTGTGTAATATCCTTGTCCTGGAATTAAAGGGTGGCCTTGGCTGCTTTTTGTTGCAACAGATCAATGATCATAGGGTTGTCAGTAAcacttattttttcttaatgCAGGCTGCTGCTCATGCTGCCCATCCGGCTGTAGCAAGTGCGCCTCTGGCTGCGTGTGCAAAGGAAAGACATGTGACACCAGCTGCTGTCAGTGATGGGTCCGTGTCATCAGCCTTCTCTGTCCATGTGATGGAGCCTGTGTGAACGACTGTGTATTTgattacagctgcaatgattaagaATGTCTTTTGTACTTGTCTTTCAATGTTGAAATAAACTTCTTTCCTTAATGAAGATATCTGTCATGCTGTTTTGGCAATAATTCAGGTTAATGGATAACAAGCTGACTATCATGTGCCGCATCTAACAAAGGTCATAATGTGCAGGCAGTGTACAAAGATGAATCAATAAGTCATTGGTAAGAATAGACCTTGCTATCCATAGTAAGAAAAGAACAGGTGTTACTGATGAACATGATGATTCAGTTCAAGTCCTCCCCCACCCTTAGTGTATGACAATCAGCATGCATAATATACAAGGACCCTGCAACTGAAGTGacttaagtttatttatttaaaaaaatctgacaagTCAAAGAGAAAGCTTATTGGTGTCATCAGGTAGACTGGGCTCAGACCCACAGTTTGAGAATGTTGTATGGTTTGCAGGACCTATATGGGCTTATTCCCTTAAATCAAGCCAGGCAATTTTGATTTGTTAGAGcaggaaaaactgtaaaatgtgatgGTCATGTTTTGGTTTAGACTTCTGGTTCAAGTCGTTAAAGGTTTGTCCAGAAAGTGAAGGCATGTATAGACCAAAGACTGATTTTACATCCTTGAGCACTATTTtctgtatagcccaatatcgtGAATTTGCCTCATGGGGTTTTATAGTCTGTACAGTGATTTAAATAAGGGAAAAACTCCCttaaacctcaggaagagcagcagaggagggatccTTCTCCCAGGACGGACGGATGTGCAgtagatgtgtgtacagaatagaccaaaAAAGACACATTACACAAATACAGCATAGAACAGCATAACAAAATtgtaatggatttataatatatgtgaggaatgtgatgaagaggatgccGAGTAGCTTCCAGGTGCCAGCAGAACAGAATATTAATTCTCAGactcttttaaaatgaaggaTGTTTACAGAACTGGAGCACTTTGCACAAGAAAAGGAGCAAAAATTTAGTAAAAGTTTGAAGAAAACAGAcctgtgttttttcctctcatccttTCAATCAAAACCTTTCCAAGCTGAGATCCAGTTTCTGAGCTGATTATGGcccaaaataaatctgagagACACAAACcctctcagatttattttgggCCATAATCAGCTCAGAAACTggtttaaatgcattttgataagaCTATAAATTGACCTTTTGTAAGAATACatctttcacatgaacgcgGCTGCAACAACGTAGGTTTATTTTGACCTTGGCCTCTGAGGAACGTTCAAACCAGGCGGAACCTTTGGTTTCTCTTCGGAATCGGTAGAGTAACCAGACGGTTCTGGTGCTGGACTGCCAGCTGGAGAAGCTGCCGATGAAGCCCCGGGACCGAGCCAGGGTAATCGACGCGGCCAAACATGCGCACAAGTTCTGCAACGTGGAGCAGGACGAAAACGCGTACCTGAATGTAATTTACAAACAACACGCCGACGCGTCTTTTGGGAATCAGCTGCGTAGTTGAGTCGTGTGCACAAACCTCTTCGTAATGGTCAGTTACGTGCCTGCGTGCAGCGTGACAGACGCTTTTTGCACCCGGTCTTGTTGTTACCGGGATGCTATAAAAGAGCCGCCCCTTCTCTGACACTCATACCACCACTTCTAACGGGAAGAAGCACAAACGCAGCACTCTCTAAAGAAGAGAACTACACTCACTGAAAAATGGACCCTTGCGAATGCTCCAAGAGTAAGTGAAGTTTTATTTAAGTATTTCGTTGGTCTTAATATTTCGTCTGGTATTACTTTATAGGACTTGCTGTCATACACAAATGAATTCCTAAAGCTGACATGTCTTGTGTTCTTACTTTCAGCTGGAACCTGCAACTGCGGAGTATCCTGCACTTGCACAAACTGCTCCTGCACCTCTTGCAAAAAGAGTAAGTCAAATCAcatctttacacacacatctaaCTCACAGGTGTCTTAATTTTGAATCCAGTCAATGTGACTGttgatgaaatacattttactaGTAgccttcttttttaaaaatccccaCCCAAGCCACCAAGTAGGATtcttatgttttcttttaagaCTGACTTCTCGCCGTTTCATATCTGGCATGCTGAATTAATGCTGCCTTGTCTAAAATTGCCTCTTTACTCAAGATGTAGGAAACCAGGTGGCATTAATTGGCTGCATCACAGAAGGTCACTTCATTCCACCCCAAACCTCTTAATGTTTAGCTCAAGATGCTTTGACTTGTGTAATATCCTTGTCCTGGAATTAAAGGGTGGCCTTGGCTGCTTTTTGTTGCAACAGATCAATGATCATAGGGTTGTCAGTAAcacttattttttcttaatgCAGGCTGCTGCTCATGCTGCCCATCCGGCTGTAGCAAGTGCGCCTCTGGCTGCGTGTGCAAAGGAAAGACATGTGACACCAGCTGCTGTCAGTGATGGGTCCGTGTCATCAGCCTTCTCTGTCCATGTGATGGAGCCTGTGTGAACGACTGTATTTgattacagctgcaatgattaagaATGTCTTTTGTACTTGTCTTTCAATGTTGAAATAAACTTCTTTCCTTAATGAAGATATCTGTCATGCTGTTTTGGCAATAATTCAGGTTAATGGATAACAAGCTGACTATCATGTGCCGCATCTAACAAAGGTCATAATGTGCAGGCAGTGTACAAAGATGAATCAATAAGTCATTGGTAAGAATAGACCTTGCTATCCATAGTAAGAAAAGAACAGGTGTTACTGATGAACATAATATTCAGTTCAAGTCCTCCCCCACCCTTAATGACAATCAGCATGCATAATATACAAGGACCCTGCAACTGAAGTGacttaagtttatttatttaaaaaaatctgacaagTCAAAGAGAAGAAAGCTTATTGGTGTCATCAGGTAGACTGGGCTCAGACCCACAGTTTGAGAATGTTGTATGGTTTGCAGGACCTACATAGGCTTATTCCCTTAAATCAAGCCAGGCAATTTTGATTTGTTAGAGcaggaaaaactgtaaaatgtgatgGCCATGTTTTGGTTTAGACTTCTGGTTCAAGTTAAAGGTTTGTCCAGAAAGTGAAGGCATGTATAGACCAAAGACTGATTTTACATCCTTGAGCACTATtttttgtatagcccaatatcgcGAATTTGCCTCATGGGGTTCTATAGTCTGTACAGTGATTTTAAATAagggaaaaactccctaaaaccCCCCTttaaacctcaggaagagcagcagaggagggatccTTCTCCCAGGACGGACGGATGTGCAGTAGATGTGTGCACAGAATAGACCAAAAAAGACACATTACACAAATACAGCATAGAACAGCATAACAAAATtgtaatggatttataatatatgtgaggaatgtgatgaagaggatgccGAGTAGCTTCCAGGTGCCAGCAGAACAGAATATTAATTCTCAGactcttttaaaatgaaggaTGTTTACAGACCTGGAGCACTTTGCACAAGAAAAGGAGCAAAAATTTAGTAAAAGTTTGAAGAAAACAGACCTGCgttttttcctctcatccttTCAATCAAAACCTTTCCAAGCTGAGATCCAGTTTCTGAGCTGATTATGGcccaaaataaatctgagagAGTCACAAACcctctcagatttattttgggCCATAATCAGCTCGGAAACTggtttaaatgcattttgataagtCTATAAATGGACCTTTTGTAAGAATACatctttcacatgaacgcgGCTGCAACAACGTAGGTTTATTTTGACCTTGGCCTCTGCGGAACGTTCAAACCAGGCAGAACCTTTGGTTTCTCTTCGGAATCGGTAGAGTAACCAGACGGTTCTGGTGCTGGACTGCCAGCTGGAGAAGCTGCCAATGAGGCCCTGGGACCGAGCCAGGGTGATCGACGTGGCTATGGAAAGCCCTTTGGGCATCTATTAGATATCCTTGATATCAAACTTAAGTGTCCTCTACTAGTTCAGACTTTGGCAATACTAGTTGGACATTTTGTCGAACTAGTTCGCAACTTTGCCGCACTAGTTGAACAAAAATTCGTACTAGTTACGCTTTTTCAGCAACTAGTGACTCTTTTGGACAACTAGTTCGGACAAAAGCTGTACTAGTTGAGCCCAACGCCGAACTAGTTGAGCCAAAATCCCAACTAGTTGATTTTTTTGCGCACTAGTCGACGACTGGACCCAACTAGTAAAGCTCAAAGTCCTACTAGATAACTAGTGCGCCGAAAAAACGCCAACATGTTGACTACTTGAGCGCAAATTCACCTTACTAGTCGACTACTAAAGCTCAAAATgcttactagtactactagtaagAGCCAAAATGtccactagtactactagtaggAGCCAAAATGTGTACTAGTTACACTAGTAGAGCTTTTTTGACCTTACTAGTACCACTAGTGAGAGCCAAAATGCCCACTAGTCACACTAGTTGCGCAAAATGCTAATGATGAGACATGAAATGACACTTCCAAATGGCTCTCTGgttcaaaataaagaaaaccaaCCAATCAGGACTCAGAATTTCATCATTATCCCACCCGTTTCATGTGCATGCAGtccactagtactactagtTACCCTATTCCcatactactattactactagtGAAGAGCCAAAATGtccactagtactactagtaggAGCCAAAATGCCAACTAGTTGCACTAGTGGGCTGTTTTTGAccttactagtactactagtgaGAGCCAAAAATGTTTAACTAGTTAACTAGTAACACTGATTTTTGCCTTAATAGTTAACTAGTAGAACAAATTTCGTTCAACTAGTAAGTATGGAAAGCCCTTTGGGCATCTATTAGATATCCTTGATATCAAACTTAAGTGTCATCTACTAGTTCAGACTTTGGCAGTACTAGTTGGTATGGAAAGCCCTTTGGGCATCTATTAGATATCCTTGATATCAAACTTAAGTGTCATCTACTAGTTCAGACTTTGGCAGTACTAGTTGGTATGGAAAGCCCTTTGGGCATCTATTAGATATCCTTGATATCAAACTTAAGTGTCATCTACTAGTTCAGACTTTGGCAGTACTAGTTGGTATGGAAAGCCCTTTGGGCATCTCTTAGATATCCTTGATATCAAACTTAAGTGTCATCTACTAGTTCAGACTTTGGCAGTACTAGTTGGACATTTTGTCGAACTAGTTCGCAACTTTGCCGTACTAGTTGAACAAAAACTCGTACTAGTTACGCTTTTTCAGCAACTAGTGACTCTTTTGGACAACTAGTTCGGACAAAAGCCATACTAGTTGAGCCCAACGCCGAACTAGTTGAGCCAAAATCCCAACTAGTTGACTTTTTTGCGCACTAGTCGACGACTGGACCCAACTAGTAAAG is drawn from Thunnus thynnus chromosome 5, fThuThy2.1, whole genome shotgun sequence and contains these coding sequences:
- the LOC137182668 gene encoding metallothionein A-like, translated to MDPCECSKTGTCNCGVSCTCTNCSCTSCKKSCCSCCPSGCSKCASGCVCKGKTCDTSCCQ
- the LOC137182669 gene encoding metallothionein A — protein: MDPCECSKTGTCNCGGSCTCTNCSCTSCKKSCCSCCPSGCSKCASGCVCKGKTCDTSCCQ